From Dermochelys coriacea isolate rDerCor1 chromosome 23, rDerCor1.pri.v4, whole genome shotgun sequence, one genomic window encodes:
- the LOC119847465 gene encoding uroplakin-2-like — MGNQCLEVLFHLLWLSLGAALLPPLDYPVRLYSESSRLSTVLRVRPAFCLYERWRQATVDPSQAPRASAMIQVHVQPTGDNATYKVPQGFLVPPCSPLFEEPPLPQEFAYDVGPGLACLNDTCTRDLLPGQSYRVRFALYGRAMTPVVVTNWSRPLETRGLPRSFRAMKPAPGGRSGGMVVVTVLLSVSVLLLLAAMGLAVILGRR; from the exons ATGGGGAACCAGTGCTTGGAGGTCCTTTTCCATCTCCTCTGGCTGAGTCTGGGGGCTGCCTTGCTGCCTCCTCTGG ATTACCCTGTGAGACTGTACTCTGAATCCTCCCGCCTCTCCACTGTCCTGCGTGTGCGCCCTGCGTTCTGCCTCTACGAGCGCTGGCGCCAGGCGACCGTGGACCCCAGCCAGGCGCCCCGGGCATCGGCCATGATCCAGGTGCACGTACAGCCCACAG GGGACAATGCCACCTACAAGGTGCCCCAGGGCTTCCTGgtacccccctgcagccccctgtttGAGGAGCCCCCTCTCCCACAGGAATTTGCCTATGATGTGGGGCCAGGCCTGGCCTGCTTGAATGACACCTGCACCCGGGACCTGCTCCCTGGCCAGAGCTACAG GGTGAGGTTTGCTCTGTACGGCCGAGCCATGACACCGGTGGTGGTGACGAACTGGTCCCGACCCTTGGAGACAAGAG GTCTCCCCCGCAGCTTCCGCGCCATGAAGCCTGCGCCCGGTGGGCGTTCGGGGGGCATGGTGGTCGTCACCGTGCTGCTGAGCgtctctgtcctgctgctgctggctgccatggggctggctgTGATCCTGGGGCGCCGCTGA